In a single window of the Tellurirhabdus bombi genome:
- a CDS encoding threonine aldolase family protein produces MIIDLRSDTITKPTPAMREAMFNAEVGDDVLGDDPTVNALEEKAARLFGMEAALFCPSGTMTNQLAIRTHTRPGDDVICDVLSHIYLYEGGGISVNALASVSLPQGVKGKLTPDLVRDHIQPDDIHKPTTRLVSLENTINKGGGCYYSVPEIAAIKQVCDAHNLRLHLDGARLFNALVETGESPEAYGQLFDSVSICLSKGLGCPVGSLLLGKKDFIKQARRFRKLMGGGWRQAGFLAAAGIYALDHHVNRLKMDHARARKIGAMLERLPEVEEIYPIDTNIVIFRLPEPILAADYVAQLAEKGILAVTFGKHLVRFVTHLDITEEHLAELEQRLS; encoded by the coding sequence ATGATAATCGACTTACGCAGCGATACCATTACCAAGCCAACGCCCGCCATGCGGGAAGCCATGTTTAATGCCGAAGTGGGCGATGACGTGCTGGGCGACGACCCGACCGTGAATGCTCTGGAAGAAAAAGCGGCCCGCCTGTTTGGGATGGAAGCCGCCCTGTTCTGCCCCTCCGGCACCATGACCAACCAGCTGGCGATTCGCACGCACACCCGCCCGGGTGACGATGTAATCTGTGATGTTCTGTCACATATTTACCTCTACGAAGGGGGTGGGATTTCGGTCAATGCGCTGGCGTCGGTGAGCTTGCCCCAGGGCGTAAAAGGAAAGCTGACGCCTGATCTGGTGCGTGATCATATCCAGCCGGACGACATTCATAAACCAACCACCCGCCTTGTTTCGCTGGAGAATACCATCAATAAAGGAGGCGGTTGTTACTACAGCGTTCCGGAAATTGCGGCCATCAAACAAGTCTGCGATGCGCATAACCTGCGCCTGCACCTGGATGGAGCTCGTTTGTTCAACGCACTCGTAGAAACCGGAGAAAGCCCGGAAGCGTATGGACAACTGTTCGATTCGGTTAGCATTTGCCTGTCGAAAGGGTTGGGCTGTCCGGTGGGGTCGTTGTTACTCGGAAAAAAAGACTTTATCAAGCAAGCCCGGCGTTTTCGGAAACTCATGGGCGGGGGCTGGCGCCAGGCGGGTTTTCTGGCGGCAGCGGGCATCTATGCGCTGGATCACCACGTAAACCGGCTAAAAATGGACCACGCCCGCGCCCGGAAAATCGGGGCCATGCTGGAGCGGTTGCCCGAGGTCGAAGAGATCTATCCCATTGATACCAATATTGTTATTTTCAGATTGCCGGAGCCTATTCTGGCCGCGGACTATGTGGCTCAGTTGGCCGAGAAAGGCATTCTGGCCGTGACGTTTGGCAAGCACCTGGTTCGGTTTGTGACCCATCTGGACATTACCGAAGAGCACCTGGCTGAGCTGGAACAACGGCTTTCGTAA
- a CDS encoding (2Fe-2S)-binding protein: protein MASVTLNINNQKHTIDADAQMPLLWAIRDFVGLKGTKFGCGIAQCGACTVHLDGSPIRSCSFPVSAATGKKITTIEGIGTEQKLHPVQKAWIDEQVPQCGYCQSGQIMSAVALLKNKPNPTDTDIDQAMSGNICRCGTYDRVRKAIHRAAKTSKEIAESGK from the coding sequence ATGGCATCTGTCACGCTCAATATCAACAACCAAAAACACACCATCGACGCCGACGCACAAATGCCCTTGCTGTGGGCCATCCGTGACTTCGTTGGCCTTAAAGGCACCAAGTTCGGCTGCGGTATTGCCCAATGCGGTGCGTGCACCGTCCACCTGGATGGCTCACCCATCCGCTCCTGCTCCTTCCCCGTTTCGGCGGCAACGGGCAAAAAAATTACGACCATTGAAGGGATCGGTACTGAACAGAAACTGCACCCCGTTCAGAAAGCCTGGATTGACGAACAGGTTCCGCAGTGCGGCTACTGCCAGTCAGGGCAAATTATGTCGGCCGTGGCCTTGCTAAAAAACAAACCCAATCCCACCGATACCGATATTGATCAGGCCATGAGCGGGAATATCTGCCGCTGCGGGACCTACGACCGGGTTCGGAAAGCCATTCACCGCGCGGCTAAAACAAGCAAAGAAATCGCTGAAAGTGGAAAATAA
- a CDS encoding DUF4421 family protein encodes MINPTTPVKILYALLIFFLIQSGGSPSALAQTTINVTPDSARKEVVVMGISLDTLLKLPKPQVDTNYVASYFNFLHLHVVSENRDYFLRLVGNGNRAIYRPNGANAIGLGVSYSWLNVDLTISQPFQQRITERGRTRQLGTDISYNGRKLWFTTNLRLYKGLYLNNPEIIDPDWFDKYTNYPQRGDMRGHLWYSNIAYVFNSQRFANPNLLLNRERQKKSAGSFLVGASFAFTQIRGNSPLFPAITPPLFGDAASLIRVRSVSYSLNAGYVQTFVFRKYFYTTLQLLPGVALRRTSNLDLNQTRQKLPFRSGILGDTRAILGYNDDKFYGSLVYSVIFSSSSLTTSNDLRSYYTYFRLMVGKRFSYKPKGFLRRIPGFQ; translated from the coding sequence ATGATAAACCCGACGACGCCTGTAAAAATTCTATACGCCTTATTGATTTTCTTTCTTATTCAAAGCGGAGGCAGCCCGAGCGCTCTGGCTCAGACAACCATTAACGTCACTCCCGACTCGGCCCGGAAAGAAGTAGTCGTTATGGGTATTTCGCTGGACACGCTTTTAAAACTACCTAAACCACAGGTAGATACAAATTACGTGGCTAGTTACTTTAACTTTCTGCATCTGCATGTAGTCTCCGAAAACCGCGATTATTTTCTGCGCTTGGTAGGCAATGGAAACCGGGCTATTTACCGGCCTAACGGAGCGAATGCCATTGGGCTGGGCGTCAGTTATTCGTGGCTCAATGTTGATCTGACCATTAGCCAGCCGTTTCAGCAACGCATCACGGAACGGGGCCGCACCCGGCAACTGGGCACCGACATCAGCTACAACGGTCGAAAGCTTTGGTTTACCACGAATCTTCGCCTGTATAAGGGCCTATACTTGAACAACCCGGAAATTATTGACCCCGACTGGTTTGACAAATACACTAATTACCCGCAACGGGGCGATATGCGGGGCCATTTGTGGTACAGCAATATTGCCTATGTTTTTAACAGCCAGCGTTTTGCCAACCCGAACCTCCTGCTTAATCGCGAGCGCCAGAAGAAAAGCGCGGGTTCGTTTCTGGTGGGCGCCAGTTTTGCCTTTACCCAGATTCGTGGCAACTCGCCGCTGTTTCCCGCCATAACTCCGCCCCTTTTTGGCGATGCGGCCAGCCTCATTCGCGTGCGGTCGGTTAGCTACAGCCTTAATGCGGGCTACGTGCAGACCTTTGTTTTTCGCAAGTACTTTTACACCACACTGCAATTGCTGCCGGGGGTTGCGCTCCGCCGAACCAGTAACCTCGACCTGAACCAAACTCGCCAGAAACTACCTTTCCGCTCAGGGATTCTGGGCGACACACGCGCCATCCTGGGTTATAACGACGACAAATTTTACGGCAGTCTCGTTTATTCTGTCATCTTTTCATCCAGCAGCCTCACAACCAGCAATGACTTACGGAGCTACTACACGTACTTTCGGCTGATGGTTGGCAAACGGTTTTCCTACAAGCCCAAAGGCTTTCTCAGACGCATTCCTGGTTTCCAATAG
- a CDS encoding GNAT family N-acetyltransferase, translating to MKDVRIENNTEIQRFEWSVEGHLAILEYRWGDKQTLVLTHTEVPESLEGRGIGSKLVEGVFDYAEQHNLKVVPRCGFVIDFLERHPEWNRLVKKAE from the coding sequence ATGAAGGACGTAAGGATTGAAAATAACACAGAAATTCAGCGCTTTGAATGGTCGGTTGAGGGCCATCTGGCTATTTTGGAATACCGCTGGGGCGACAAGCAGACGCTCGTGTTAACGCATACGGAAGTGCCGGAAAGCCTGGAAGGGCGGGGCATCGGCTCAAAACTAGTGGAAGGCGTTTTTGACTATGCCGAACAGCATAATCTGAAAGTTGTACCACGTTGCGGCTTCGTGATCGACTTTCTGGAACGCCACCCAGAATGGAATCGGCTGGTGAAGAAAGCCGAATAA
- a CDS encoding DUF4126 domain-containing protein has protein sequence MEWIFGLCLGVGLSACCGFRVFVPLLVASLATKFGWVAMTPGFEWMGTWTAFFVLATATLLEVGAYYIPWLDNALDTIAMPLAFAAGTLLTTSFVDVDIPLLKWGLGIIAGGGTASLIQTGTSMLRLGSTATTGGLGNPVVASTENVLSFGLSFLAILLPVLTVILVIGLLIFIGRLIATRGLRTKKARINGAGTTMRNNLN, from the coding sequence ATGGAATGGATTTTTGGTCTTTGTCTGGGCGTTGGATTGAGCGCGTGCTGCGGCTTTCGGGTTTTTGTGCCGCTGTTGGTAGCAAGTTTGGCTACAAAATTCGGGTGGGTTGCCATGACGCCGGGCTTTGAATGGATGGGAACCTGGACCGCTTTCTTTGTGTTGGCCACGGCCACGTTGCTGGAAGTAGGGGCTTATTACATTCCTTGGCTCGATAATGCCCTCGATACAATTGCCATGCCACTGGCTTTTGCCGCGGGTACGCTGCTGACAACTTCCTTTGTCGATGTAGACATCCCGTTACTGAAATGGGGCTTGGGGATAATTGCGGGCGGTGGTACCGCTAGTCTGATTCAGACCGGCACGAGTATGTTGCGGCTTGGCTCTACTGCTACTACGGGAGGCTTGGGAAACCCGGTTGTGGCCAGCACCGAAAACGTTCTGTCGTTTGGATTATCTTTTCTGGCCATTCTGCTGCCTGTTTTGACCGTAATTCTCGTTATCGGCTTGCTGATTTTTATTGGCCGCCTGATTGCAACACGCGGTTTACGAACCAAAAAAGCCCGAATAAACGGCGCGGGGACGACCATGCGCAACAACCTCAACTGA
- a CDS encoding DUF2490 domain-containing protein, which translates to MKKVGLVLGCWLVSFFACGQANRLLDHNQIGWYLYNGDHVIHKKWTLHTEYQWRRIDFIKTWQQSLARLGFLYSLTDQAQVGGGYTFFTTYPYGTFPVADLGVPTPEHRTYQDVQWDNELGRLALTHRLRLEQRWLGQPASRGNRRIADWEYQNRARYQLEGRFPLQGPAIEDGEFYLTFLDELFISFGKNVGQNVFNQNRILGGVGYQFQDSFMIELGYLNQITQHADPDPLTGKSVFEFNNGFRLNVVYSLDFTK; encoded by the coding sequence ATGAAAAAAGTGGGTTTAGTCCTGGGTTGCTGGTTGGTTTCCTTTTTCGCGTGTGGTCAGGCCAATCGGCTTTTGGATCATAATCAGATTGGTTGGTATCTCTATAATGGCGACCACGTCATTCATAAAAAATGGACCCTTCACACTGAATACCAGTGGCGGCGTATTGACTTTATTAAAACCTGGCAGCAATCTCTGGCGCGCCTGGGGTTCCTGTATAGCCTGACCGATCAGGCGCAGGTTGGTGGAGGCTACACGTTTTTCACCACGTACCCCTACGGTACTTTCCCCGTGGCCGACCTCGGCGTTCCAACTCCCGAACACCGCACCTACCAAGACGTGCAGTGGGACAATGAGTTGGGACGCCTCGCCTTGACGCACCGCCTCCGCCTGGAACAGCGCTGGTTGGGCCAACCAGCTTCGCGGGGCAATCGCCGGATAGCCGATTGGGAATACCAGAACCGCGCCCGTTACCAGCTTGAAGGTCGTTTTCCTTTACAGGGGCCTGCCATCGAAGACGGCGAGTTTTATCTTACGTTTCTGGACGAATTATTCATCAGCTTCGGAAAAAATGTGGGCCAGAATGTCTTTAATCAAAACCGGATTCTGGGCGGCGTTGGCTACCAGTTCCAGGATAGCTTCATGATCGAGCTGGGTTACCTGAATCAAATCACGCAACACGCTGACCCGGACCCGCTTACTGGAAAATCCGTTTTTGAGTTCAACAATGGCTTTCGGCTCAACGTTGTTTACAGCCTCGACTTCACCAAATAA
- a CDS encoding xanthine dehydrogenase family protein molybdopterin-binding subunit: MKPSPINRRNFLKAASLTGTGLFLGFSPRANGPAELVNMSSQLGESANAVLSFELNPFIIIDNAGTITLINHRPDMGQGSWQAVPTLIAEELEVSLDQITVKQSDGLRKYGSQLSGGSSTVRTGWQRLREAGAAARLMFTQAAATRWNLPVEECYAENGTIKHKSGKSLTYGELVDDASKLPVPQKPKLKAKSDLKLIGKPLHRSDIPSKVTGKAEFGMDITVPDMLYASIEHCPVVHGKVVSIDDTAAKKIPGVKAVLKAERPMPHRTSEAVAVVATNYWAALQGRRALKVTWDKVGYDQSMTTDRYFQEMREKSKQDGIPFSSVGDFKAAYEAAPKKLEGLYETPFLAHAPMEPEVAVAHVKEDGTCEIWAPVQGPDGAIQEVSRYLNIKPEAVKVNVPFLGGAFGRKAYLDFVLEAVYLSKQVKAPVKVIWTREDDVTQGPYRPGALSAMRGAVDAHGKVVAFEHKFLSESIQRQVFKAPIDGKADEWMKESIGAEESPYQFPNAIISNHVVKTEIPILWWRSVYASTNSFGHESFMDELAHAAGKDPLDFRLSLLEKAEGKATTRFVNVLKQLREKANWDKPLPAGQGKGLAISQSFGSLCAHAFFVTKKDKGVKVDRVVSVLDCGMYVNPDNVRAQTEGNIVYGMTAAIKNPITFTNGQADQTNFHNYTVMRIEEMPVVDIHLVENEEAPGGVGEPGLPPVAPALCNAIFAATGKRIRKLPVDITNLG; this comes from the coding sequence ATGAAACCTTCCCCCATAAATCGTCGTAATTTTCTCAAAGCCGCCAGCCTAACCGGAACGGGGCTGTTTCTGGGTTTTTCGCCCCGCGCGAATGGCCCCGCCGAACTGGTAAATATGAGCAGTCAGCTTGGCGAATCTGCCAACGCGGTGCTTTCTTTTGAACTGAATCCGTTCATCATCATCGATAATGCGGGCACTATAACCCTCATTAACCACCGCCCCGACATGGGCCAGGGCTCCTGGCAGGCCGTTCCGACGTTAATTGCCGAAGAACTGGAAGTCTCTCTGGATCAGATTACGGTGAAACAGTCGGATGGTTTGCGCAAATACGGCAGTCAGCTGTCTGGTGGTAGCAGCACCGTTCGGACGGGCTGGCAACGCCTTCGCGAGGCCGGAGCCGCAGCTCGCCTCATGTTTACGCAGGCCGCCGCCACACGCTGGAACCTGCCCGTTGAGGAATGTTACGCCGAAAACGGCACCATCAAACACAAATCGGGCAAAAGCTTGACTTACGGCGAATTGGTTGACGACGCGTCGAAGCTACCGGTTCCGCAGAAACCCAAACTAAAAGCAAAAAGCGACCTAAAGCTGATCGGCAAGCCGCTGCACCGGTCGGATATTCCGTCGAAAGTAACCGGTAAAGCAGAATTCGGAATGGACATCACCGTGCCCGATATGCTTTACGCCAGCATTGAGCACTGTCCGGTTGTACACGGAAAAGTTGTTTCCATCGACGATACCGCCGCCAAAAAAATTCCGGGCGTCAAAGCGGTCCTGAAAGCCGAACGCCCCATGCCGCACCGCACCTCCGAAGCGGTGGCCGTGGTAGCCACCAACTACTGGGCCGCTTTGCAGGGCCGTCGGGCGTTGAAGGTGACTTGGGACAAGGTCGGTTACGACCAGTCGATGACCACCGATCGGTATTTCCAGGAAATGCGCGAAAAAAGCAAACAGGACGGCATTCCGTTCAGTAGCGTGGGCGACTTCAAGGCCGCTTACGAGGCTGCGCCCAAGAAGCTCGAAGGTCTTTATGAAACGCCCTTTCTGGCCCATGCCCCTATGGAGCCAGAAGTAGCCGTTGCCCACGTCAAGGAAGACGGCACCTGCGAAATCTGGGCACCTGTTCAGGGACCCGACGGAGCCATTCAGGAAGTATCTCGGTACCTGAATATCAAACCGGAAGCTGTCAAGGTAAACGTTCCTTTTCTGGGCGGTGCCTTTGGCCGGAAAGCCTATCTGGACTTTGTGCTTGAGGCGGTCTACCTTTCTAAACAGGTCAAAGCCCCGGTCAAAGTGATCTGGACGCGGGAAGACGACGTGACGCAGGGACCCTACCGCCCAGGCGCTTTGAGCGCCATGCGCGGGGCCGTCGACGCGCATGGGAAGGTCGTTGCTTTCGAACATAAATTCCTGAGCGAATCCATTCAGCGACAGGTTTTTAAAGCACCTATTGACGGCAAAGCCGACGAATGGATGAAAGAAAGCATCGGGGCCGAAGAAAGCCCCTATCAGTTCCCGAATGCCATCATCAGTAACCACGTCGTTAAGACGGAGATTCCCATTCTCTGGTGGCGGTCGGTGTATGCTTCCACAAACAGTTTTGGACACGAATCGTTTATGGATGAACTGGCCCACGCCGCCGGGAAAGATCCGCTGGACTTCCGGCTCAGTCTGCTGGAAAAAGCCGAAGGAAAGGCTACCACCCGGTTTGTCAACGTCCTGAAACAGCTTCGGGAAAAAGCCAACTGGGACAAGCCGCTGCCCGCTGGACAAGGCAAGGGCCTGGCTATTTCGCAGTCGTTTGGCAGTTTGTGCGCCCACGCTTTTTTCGTTACCAAAAAGGACAAAGGCGTCAAAGTAGACCGCGTTGTCTCGGTGCTGGATTGCGGGATGTACGTAAACCCGGATAATGTTCGGGCGCAGACGGAAGGCAACATTGTTTATGGAATGACCGCCGCGATCAAAAATCCGATCACGTTTACGAATGGGCAGGCTGACCAAACGAATTTTCATAATTATACGGTCATGCGGATTGAAGAAATGCCCGTCGTTGACATTCACCTGGTTGAAAACGAAGAAGCGCCGGGCGGCGTGGGCGAACCCGGTTTGCCGCCCGTGGCGCCGGCTTTGTGCAATGCCATTTTTGCGGCGACCGGTAAACGAATTCGAAAATTACCTGTTGATATCACTAACCTTGGATAA
- a CDS encoding Ig-like domain-containing protein, translated as MLAQAQTPLAANGRLKVVNRQLTNESGKAIQLRGMSSHGLQWFDQCYTQASVQALATDWGIDLFRAAMYVDEGGYLNNQSGLRAKINQIVDWTEQAGVYCIIDWHVLNPGNPNERLSYAIDFFRTMAQTHANKKHVIYEICNEPNGVSWSQIKSYAEQVIPVIRQYAPDAIILVGTPNWCQRPQDVLPDPLTGANAHNIMYTFHYYAASHFFQNDIRSVVNSLPLFCSEWGTSTYSGGGSLDFNNGQNWLDLMAGQNPAGQKISWCNWTFSDAGESSAGLNSGACNAQQWNNTSPSGTWVKQKILNPADDFGPVVPSVAITSPTHNSTVAIGTNLIINANVSNATATKVEFYNGATKLGEDATAPYSWTISAIQQGTYTLTVKALRSSGEPLTSSVVQVTAAPAPNQLPTVSLTVPANNSSFPLPATINLAANANDSDGSIVKVEFYNGNTKLGEDLTAPYTFAWSGMAAGTYALTAKAYDNQNAVTTSGSITVIVYNAGDPDPTADLIGPNCVFANTTQVFEVNASKLANATNFSWWCTGSTQSVTAIQPGKVSINFGPHFTGGQVCVGINYSAAPWYTQYCKTVTVCPGTPTTPTNQAPSVSLTTPVNNATYTAPATVALAANASDSDGSIAKVEFYNGNTKLGEDLTAPYQFSWTSVGVGSYSLKAIATDNSGATATSALVNITVNAPAPVNQAPTVSLTSPTNSATFTAPATVNLAANASDSDGSIAKVEFYNGNTKLGEATAAPYQFSWSSVGTGSYSLKAVATDNGGAKTESGTVTITVKTTTPPPTNPTADLIGPDCVSKNAVQTFELNASKLTNATNFSWWCTGSTQSITAVQPGKASINFGPWFTGGQVCVGVNYSAAPWYAQYCKSIAVCGSARVGISAEERSGTGVVFPSPSSESFTFVAPKEVKQLTVNDLSGREWLRFGAQASGQRLTFGERLSPDTYLIQIQYTDKTQQVIKVLKVGR; from the coding sequence TTGCTTGCCCAAGCACAGACCCCACTAGCGGCCAATGGGCGGTTGAAGGTGGTTAATCGACAACTCACCAACGAATCGGGCAAGGCCATTCAGCTGCGTGGCATGAGTTCGCACGGCCTGCAATGGTTCGACCAGTGTTACACCCAGGCTTCGGTTCAGGCCTTGGCTACTGACTGGGGCATCGATCTGTTCCGGGCGGCCATGTACGTTGATGAAGGTGGCTACCTGAATAATCAGAGCGGTTTGCGCGCCAAAATCAATCAAATCGTGGACTGGACCGAACAGGCGGGCGTTTACTGCATCATCGACTGGCACGTGCTGAACCCCGGCAATCCCAACGAACGGCTTTCCTACGCCATTGACTTTTTCCGGACGATGGCCCAGACGCACGCCAACAAAAAACACGTGATTTACGAAATCTGCAACGAGCCCAACGGCGTGAGCTGGAGCCAGATCAAAAGTTACGCCGAGCAGGTGATTCCGGTGATTCGGCAATATGCGCCCGACGCGATTATTCTGGTGGGAACACCCAACTGGTGCCAGCGCCCGCAGGACGTGCTGCCCGATCCGCTGACGGGTGCTAACGCCCACAACATCATGTACACGTTCCACTACTACGCCGCGTCGCATTTTTTCCAGAACGATATACGCTCGGTGGTCAATTCGTTGCCCTTGTTCTGTAGCGAATGGGGCACTTCCACGTATTCCGGCGGCGGCAGCCTCGATTTCAACAACGGGCAAAACTGGCTGGATCTGATGGCGGGGCAAAACCCGGCGGGACAGAAAATTAGCTGGTGCAACTGGACGTTTTCCGACGCGGGCGAATCGTCAGCGGGGCTTAATTCGGGCGCTTGTAACGCGCAGCAATGGAACAATACCAGCCCTTCCGGCACCTGGGTTAAGCAAAAAATCCTGAATCCAGCCGACGATTTTGGCCCAGTGGTGCCTTCGGTGGCGATTACGAGTCCTACCCACAACAGCACGGTTGCCATCGGTACGAACCTGATCATCAATGCCAACGTCAGTAATGCAACCGCCACCAAAGTGGAGTTTTACAACGGAGCGACTAAGTTAGGCGAAGACGCCACCGCCCCGTATTCGTGGACCATTTCGGCTATTCAGCAAGGAACGTACACATTAACTGTCAAAGCATTACGGAGCAGCGGCGAGCCCTTGACTTCCTCAGTGGTACAGGTTACCGCCGCCCCGGCTCCCAACCAGTTACCAACGGTCAGTTTGACGGTTCCGGCCAATAACTCGTCTTTTCCGCTCCCGGCAACGATTAATCTGGCGGCCAACGCCAATGATTCAGACGGCAGCATCGTGAAGGTGGAATTCTATAATGGAAACACAAAATTGGGCGAAGACCTCACGGCCCCTTACACGTTTGCCTGGTCCGGTATGGCGGCGGGTACGTATGCGCTTACGGCAAAGGCTTACGACAACCAAAACGCGGTTACCACGTCCGGATCCATCACCGTGATTGTCTATAATGCTGGCGATCCAGATCCAACAGCCGATCTGATTGGACCCAACTGCGTCTTTGCCAATACGACGCAGGTTTTCGAAGTAAATGCCAGCAAACTGGCTAACGCAACGAATTTTTCGTGGTGGTGCACCGGCTCAACACAGAGCGTTACGGCGATTCAGCCCGGTAAAGTAAGCATTAATTTTGGGCCGCATTTTACCGGCGGACAGGTTTGCGTAGGTATCAACTATTCAGCGGCTCCCTGGTATACCCAATACTGCAAAACCGTGACCGTTTGCCCCGGTACGCCAACAACGCCAACCAACCAGGCACCGAGCGTGAGCTTAACCACGCCCGTCAACAATGCTACCTACACCGCTCCGGCCACGGTTGCCCTTGCCGCCAATGCCAGCGATTCAGATGGCAGCATCGCGAAAGTGGAATTTTACAACGGAAACACAAAATTGGGTGAAGACCTGACGGCTCCATATCAGTTTAGTTGGACGAGTGTGGGTGTGGGAAGTTATAGCTTAAAAGCCATCGCAACGGATAATTCAGGAGCAACCGCCACGTCGGCTCTGGTCAATATTACGGTCAATGCACCGGCTCCGGTTAATCAGGCGCCCACGGTTAGCCTGACCAGCCCCACCAACAGTGCTACGTTCACAGCTCCGGCCACGGTCAACCTGGCCGCTAACGCCAGCGATTCGGATGGCAGCATTGCGAAAGTGGAGTTTTACAACGGAAACACAAAACTAGGCGAGGCAACCGCCGCGCCTTATCAGTTTAGCTGGTCAAGCGTGGGAACCGGCAGCTATTCACTCAAAGCTGTCGCGACCGACAATGGGGGAGCAAAAACAGAATCAGGTACGGTAACGATCACGGTTAAAACGACTACTCCGCCGCCAACCAATCCAACCGCCGACCTGATTGGCCCGGACTGCGTGAGCAAAAATGCCGTACAAACGTTCGAACTAAATGCCAGCAAGTTAACCAATGCGACGAACTTCTCGTGGTGGTGCACCGGTTCGACGCAAAGCATCACGGCGGTGCAACCGGGCAAGGCGAGTATCAATTTCGGCCCGTGGTTTACCGGCGGGCAGGTTTGCGTGGGCGTTAACTACTCGGCGGCTCCGTGGTACGCGCAATACTGCAAATCGATCGCCGTGTGCGGCAGCGCCCGTGTGGGTATCAGCGCGGAAGAACGTAGCGGCACAGGCGTCGTTTTCCCGAGTCCAAGCAGCGAAAGCTTCACGTTTGTAGCCCCCAAAGAGGTGAAGCAATTAACCGTCAACGACTTGTCAGGCCGCGAATGGTTACGCTTCGGAGCGCAAGCCAGCGGCCAGCGCCTTACATTCGGAGAGCGACTCTCCCCCGACACCTATCTTATTCAGATTCAATACACCGACAAAACCCAGCAGGTCATCAAAGTCCTGAAAGTGGGACGGTAA
- a CDS encoding membrane or secreted protein: MMKLRLLLLSLILVTAFYGFSPPKVALKGAWRQTDAKLGPNVVIIASDGYLMQTTYAPDRYVSTRGGAYQQDDKLLKLAVEFDTEDSTRVGQPETYEIGFTNQRLVLLGPGGRRVFERIDDAAPSAQMAGLWRMAGNIADDGQIKTRPRTARKTLKLLTGTRFQWATINPETKQFSGTGGGTYTYKNGKYTETIDFFSRDNSRVGRSLQFDAELKENNWLHRGQSSTGGKVSEVWTRE; this comes from the coding sequence ATGATGAAACTGCGCCTTTTGCTACTCAGCCTTATTCTGGTAACTGCCTTTTACGGGTTTAGTCCGCCTAAAGTAGCCCTCAAAGGGGCCTGGCGGCAAACAGACGCCAAACTCGGCCCGAACGTGGTGATAATTGCGTCGGATGGGTATCTGATGCAGACGACTTATGCGCCCGACCGGTACGTCAGTACGCGGGGGGGCGCGTACCAACAAGACGATAAACTGTTGAAACTAGCCGTTGAGTTTGACACGGAAGACAGTACCCGCGTTGGTCAGCCGGAAACCTACGAAATCGGCTTCACGAACCAGCGACTTGTGTTGCTAGGACCAGGCGGACGCCGTGTCTTTGAACGCATCGATGACGCGGCTCCTTCGGCACAAATGGCGGGTTTGTGGCGAATGGCAGGAAATATTGCCGATGACGGACAAATCAAAACGCGGCCCCGTACCGCCCGCAAAACGCTGAAACTTCTAACGGGAACGCGGTTCCAATGGGCCACGATCAACCCGGAAACGAAGCAGTTTTCCGGTACCGGAGGAGGAACATATACCTATAAAAACGGCAAATACACCGAAACCATCGACTTTTTTTCCCGCGATAATAGCCGTGTAGGTCGTTCTCTGCAATTTGACGCTGAATTAAAGGAAAACAATTGGCTCCACCGGGGGCAAAGCTCCACCGGGGGCAAGGTAAGTGAAGTGTGGACGAGGGAATAA